The Linepithema humile isolate Giens D197 chromosome 7, Lhum_UNIL_v1.0, whole genome shotgun sequence genome has a window encoding:
- the LOC105668391 gene encoding uncharacterized protein, producing the protein MACPKLVSDFSTPELKWYQTDLTVVIRIQIIDIHDYYLLVQPDHLIFSTTSNDKKYCLILYFYGGVIPEKTVHKNFGREIKVYLTKTLKWYSWLRLTMSKEKSPLISYDQENLCANQPQKKYIVKVREDLEWKNDQEQYILPYDESTEDESEDDDSLFDL; encoded by the exons ATGGCTTGTCCAAAGCTTGTCTCAGACTTTAGTACTCCAGAACTGAAGTGGTATCAAACGGATCTCACAGTCGTTATTCGTAttcaaataattgatatacatGATTATTATCTTCTAGTTCAACCTGATCATTTGATTTTTAG CACAACAtcaaatgacaaaaaatactgtcttattttatatttttatggagGAGTGATACCAGAAAAAACAGTACACAAGAATTTTGGGAGGGAAATTAAGGTCTATCTTACAAAGACACTCAAAT gGTATTCATGGCTAAGATTGACTATGTCCAAAGAAAAAAGTCCACTTATATCCTATGatcaagaaaatttatgtGCAAACCAaccacaaaaaaaatatatagtcaAAG taAGAGAGGATTTAGAATGGAAAAATGATCAGGAACAATACATATTACCTTATGATGAATCTACCGAGGATGAATCTGAGGACGATGATTccttatttgatttataa
- the uzip gene encoding protein unzipped isoform X2 has product MLRQKNYLALGLLGCVLLLLSATTADNSVYILSKYGHQQQLTSTTLRWLPAHHIPNEKQIVVGGFEKISNAEDDNNANQADKLETKSQPPIYVCRAMHSNSVWVAGMQRHKEKRCTVTMHGAVQSYEKYELLENADGAARITWVSWNKYTQPPVGAVYANKLLIARYEIPTEEKSRYTHYIGTLSSTENFGNIVYANENGKEETATCGELLVETEPIRYELSVVKLNWYKKHDIKPRVSRVLNEVTIVNRGTQAAKMAEASTYSYKYTIYWGRRHAMLNGLDTTITLFNGTSLPNITWGTRHEENRTEAYNILIFLEPGTGVNVTLRANYTNMEVPYTATLISHYEDGATTSRPINGYRQEETLFDIKPEFGPIYFLNNYSLVPTTVPPPTTTEPTTTTTIATTKQPQETTHQHGTTEPDVNRDENMIIPKKPDISTGMQSDDGGPLSLKNKVEVTYGGTACATFKSSLLTLPLLLLILHRIT; this is encoded by the exons ATGCTCCGGCAGAAGAACTACCTCGCCTTGGGACTGCTCGGCTGCGTCCTCCTGCTGCTGTCGGCGACCACCGCGGACAACAGCGTGTACATACTGTCGAAGTACGGCCACCAGCAGCAGCTCACCTCGACCACGCTGAGGTGGCTGCCGGCGCATCACATCCCGAACGAGAAGCAGATAGTCGTCGGCGGCTTCGAGAAAATATCAAACGCTGAAG ATGATAACAATGCGAATCAAGCGGACAAGCTGGAGACGAAGAGCCAGCCGCCGATCTACGTGTGCCGCGCGATGCACAGCAACAGCGTATGGGTCGCCGGCATGCAGAGGCACAAGGAGAAACGTTGCACGGTGACGATGCACGGCGCGGTGCAGTCGTACGAAAAGTACGAGTTGCTGGAGAACGCGGACGGCGCGGCGCGAATCACGTGGGTCTCCTGGAACAAGTACACGCAGCCGCCCGTGGGTGCGGTGTACGCGAACAAGCTGCTGATCGCCCGATACGAAATCCCCACGGAAGAAAAGTCGCGCTACACGCACTACATCGGCACGCTCAGCTCGACCGAAAACTTCGGCAACATCGTCTACGCGAACGAG AACGGCAAGGAAGAGACCGCGACGTGCGGGGAGCTGCTGGTGGAGACCGAGCCGATCCGCTACGAGTTGAGCGTCGTCAAGCTCAACTGGTATAAGAAGCACGATATTAAGCCACGCGTATCTCGCGTACTCAACGAGGTGACGATCGTCAATCGCGGGACGCAAGCGGCGAAGATGGCGGAGGCCAGCACGTACTCGTACAAGTACACGATCTACTGGGGTCGCAGACACGCCATGCTCAACGGCCTGGACACCACGATCACGCTGTTCAACGGCACGTCCTTGCCGAACATAACGTGGGGCACGCGCCACGAGGAGAATCGCACGGAGGCTTACAA CATATTAATCTTCCTGGAGCCCGGCACGGGCGTGAACGTGACGTTGAGAGCCAATTACACGAACATGGAGGTTCCGTACACCGCGACGCTCATCTCGCACTACGAGGACGGCGCGACGACGTCGCGCCCGATCAACGGCTATCGGCAGGAGGAGACTCTGTTCGACATCAAGCCGGAATTCGGACCGATCTACTTCCTGAACAATTACAGCCTGGTGCCGACCACCGTGCCGCCGCCCACCACGACCGAGCCGACGACCACGACGACGATCGCGACGACGAAACAGCCGCAGGAGACGACGCACCAGCACGGGACGACGGAGCCGGACGTAAATCGCGACGAGAACATGATTATACCGAAGAAGCCGGACATATCGACGGGCATGCAGAGCGACGACGGCGGCCCGTTGTCGCTGAAGAACAAAGTGGAGGTCACGTACGGCGGCACCGCGTGCGCCACGTTCAAGTCGAGCTTACTGACGCTCCCGTTGCTGCTGTTGATTCTCCATAGAATCACGTGA
- the uzip gene encoding protein unzipped isoform X1, with translation MPTSKMLRQKNYLALGLLGCVLLLLSATTADNSVYILSKYGHQQQLTSTTLRWLPAHHIPNEKQIVVGGFEKISNAEDDNNANQADKLETKSQPPIYVCRAMHSNSVWVAGMQRHKEKRCTVTMHGAVQSYEKYELLENADGAARITWVSWNKYTQPPVGAVYANKLLIARYEIPTEEKSRYTHYIGTLSSTENFGNIVYANENGKEETATCGELLVETEPIRYELSVVKLNWYKKHDIKPRVSRVLNEVTIVNRGTQAAKMAEASTYSYKYTIYWGRRHAMLNGLDTTITLFNGTSLPNITWGTRHEENRTEAYNILIFLEPGTGVNVTLRANYTNMEVPYTATLISHYEDGATTSRPINGYRQEETLFDIKPEFGPIYFLNNYSLVPTTVPPPTTTEPTTTTTIATTKQPQETTHQHGTTEPDVNRDENMIIPKKPDISTGMQSDDGGPLSLKNKVEVTYGGTACATFKSSLLTLPLLLLILHRIT, from the exons ATGCCGACGTCGAAG ATGCTCCGGCAGAAGAACTACCTCGCCTTGGGACTGCTCGGCTGCGTCCTCCTGCTGCTGTCGGCGACCACCGCGGACAACAGCGTGTACATACTGTCGAAGTACGGCCACCAGCAGCAGCTCACCTCGACCACGCTGAGGTGGCTGCCGGCGCATCACATCCCGAACGAGAAGCAGATAGTCGTCGGCGGCTTCGAGAAAATATCAAACGCTGAAG ATGATAACAATGCGAATCAAGCGGACAAGCTGGAGACGAAGAGCCAGCCGCCGATCTACGTGTGCCGCGCGATGCACAGCAACAGCGTATGGGTCGCCGGCATGCAGAGGCACAAGGAGAAACGTTGCACGGTGACGATGCACGGCGCGGTGCAGTCGTACGAAAAGTACGAGTTGCTGGAGAACGCGGACGGCGCGGCGCGAATCACGTGGGTCTCCTGGAACAAGTACACGCAGCCGCCCGTGGGTGCGGTGTACGCGAACAAGCTGCTGATCGCCCGATACGAAATCCCCACGGAAGAAAAGTCGCGCTACACGCACTACATCGGCACGCTCAGCTCGACCGAAAACTTCGGCAACATCGTCTACGCGAACGAG AACGGCAAGGAAGAGACCGCGACGTGCGGGGAGCTGCTGGTGGAGACCGAGCCGATCCGCTACGAGTTGAGCGTCGTCAAGCTCAACTGGTATAAGAAGCACGATATTAAGCCACGCGTATCTCGCGTACTCAACGAGGTGACGATCGTCAATCGCGGGACGCAAGCGGCGAAGATGGCGGAGGCCAGCACGTACTCGTACAAGTACACGATCTACTGGGGTCGCAGACACGCCATGCTCAACGGCCTGGACACCACGATCACGCTGTTCAACGGCACGTCCTTGCCGAACATAACGTGGGGCACGCGCCACGAGGAGAATCGCACGGAGGCTTACAA CATATTAATCTTCCTGGAGCCCGGCACGGGCGTGAACGTGACGTTGAGAGCCAATTACACGAACATGGAGGTTCCGTACACCGCGACGCTCATCTCGCACTACGAGGACGGCGCGACGACGTCGCGCCCGATCAACGGCTATCGGCAGGAGGAGACTCTGTTCGACATCAAGCCGGAATTCGGACCGATCTACTTCCTGAACAATTACAGCCTGGTGCCGACCACCGTGCCGCCGCCCACCACGACCGAGCCGACGACCACGACGACGATCGCGACGACGAAACAGCCGCAGGAGACGACGCACCAGCACGGGACGACGGAGCCGGACGTAAATCGCGACGAGAACATGATTATACCGAAGAAGCCGGACATATCGACGGGCATGCAGAGCGACGACGGCGGCCCGTTGTCGCTGAAGAACAAAGTGGAGGTCACGTACGGCGGCACCGCGTGCGCCACGTTCAAGTCGAGCTTACTGACGCTCCCGTTGCTGCTGTTGATTCTCCATAGAATCACGTGA
- the eIF2Bbeta gene encoding translation initiation factor eIF2B subunit beta — protein sequence MAPENINRNVLKLIDNIHYGEIKGTYNIVVATISVLKKIINTEWSTAKNLMDIVRRNGKYLIEALPLEACIGNMVRRILQIIREEYTSELKNKTEETDPQESLHKILTAEDDQQIDFNVSVPFLKSALIEHINEFETELETCSQNIVGQASEHIHSNEIIMTIGKSKLVEEFFKNAATTRAFEVIVAEGGPFLSGHEMAINLAKAKIKTTLISDVAIFAMMSRVNKVIIGTHTVMADGGLRAISGAHTVAQAAKHYSVPVMVLLPLYKLSPVYHCSYKQDGFNRHVSPMQGVIDSANASLLEKIHAHNPVFDYVPPDLVTLFISNTGGNAPSYVYRLLSELYHSDDCEL from the exons aTGGCACCAGAAAATATTAACCGAAACGTGTTAAAGTTGATAGACAACATTCACTATGG aGAAATCAAGGGTACCTATAACATCGTAGTGGCCACTATTTCCGTTctcaagaaaattattaataccgAATGGAGCACAGCAaa aaatttaatgGATATTGTGAGGCGGAATGGAAAGTACTTGATTGAAGCGCTTCCTCTTGAAGCTTGCATTGGGAACATGGTTAGAAGGATATTACAGATTATTAGGGAAGAATATACCTCGgaattaaagaataagacaGAAGAAACAGATCCTCAGGAATCTTTGCATAAAATACTCACTGCTGAGGATGACCAACAGATAGATTTCAATGTCTCAGTGCCTTTCCTCAAATCCGCCCTCATTGAGCATATTAATGAATTTGAAACCGAGCTGGAAACATG TTCGCAAAACATTGTCGGACAAGCTTCAGAACACATACATTCGAACGAGATTATAATGACCATTGGAAAATCAAAATTGGtagaagaatttttcaaaaatgctgCAACTACCAGAGCCTTCGAAGTTATAGTAGCTGAGGGCGGGCCTTTTCTCAGT GGTCACGAAATGGCGATAAATTTGGCTAAGGCAAAGATCAAGACTACACTGATATCGGACGTGGCGATCTTCGCGATGATGTCGCGAGTCAACAAAGTCATAATCGGTACTCACACCGTCATGGCAGACGGCGGACTCAGAGCAATATCGGGAGCGCACACGGTCGCACAAGCTGCCAAGCATTATTCTGTTCCGGTGATGGTTCTGTTGCCCCTTTACAAGCTCTCTCCTGTTTATCACTGCTCATATAAGCAAGATGGCTTCAACCGACATGTTTCGCCAATGCAAGGTGTAATCGACAGTGCCAACGCGTCATTGCTGGAGAAAATACATGCACATAATCCCGTATTCGATTATGTTCCACCAGATCTCGTCacgttatttatttcgaaCAC GGGTGGAAATGCACCATCTTATGTATACAGATTGCTTAGTGAATTGTACCATTCGGATGAttgtgaattataa
- the amrt gene encoding TM2 domain-containing protein amaretto, which produces MRLYLILITICFLWNRSECSMPGANKSADQQLDYRPYGPLVLCKFLPKEFIECEDPVDHKGNKTAKEETGFGCVKFGGSRYEDVEKTKVSCTVLPDIECSGSRTFFREGVPCIKYSEHYFATTLLYSILLGFLGMDRFCLGQTGTAVGKLLTLGGMGIWWIVDVILLVTNSLQPEDGSNWNPYV; this is translated from the exons ATGAGgttatatcttattttgataacaatttgttttttatggAATCGGAGCGAATGTTCAATGCCTGGTGCAAATAAAAGTGCTGATCAACAGTTGGATTACAGACCATATGGTCCATTAgtattgtgtaaattttt accTAAAGAGTTTATAGAATGTGAAGATCCAGTTGATCACAAAGGAAATAAAACTGCCAAAGAAGAGACAGGTTTTGGTTGTGTTAAG tttgGAGGATCTCGTTATGAAGATGTCGAGAAAACCAAGGTGTCTTGTACAGTGCTTCCGGATATTGAATGTTCCGGATCAAGAACATTCTTTCGTGAGGGAGTGCCATGTATAAAATACAGCGAACACTATTTTGCAACGACTCTTCTGTACAGCATTCTGTTGGGTTTTCTCGGCATGGATCGGTTTTGCCTTGGGCAAACGGGGACAGCAGTaggtaaattattaacattaggAGGGATGGGTATATGGTGGATTGTTGATGTGATCTTGTTGGTGACAAACTCTTTGCAACCTGAGGATGGAAGCAATTGGAATCCATATGTATAG